The following proteins come from a genomic window of Coffea arabica cultivar ET-39 chromosome 11c, Coffea Arabica ET-39 HiFi, whole genome shotgun sequence:
- the LOC113716237 gene encoding uncharacterized protein has protein sequence MDSEHASGSSRLPRISEADVDLDDSFEPSTVMGFEHSGGSRTNSEIATSEVAASTIDTSKSFNSLPSSSSENSSHDFFQVNPAMIPMSKTSDHESPPKSEENANSLLKDGKNDVLFQLEELFGSLHSSSQKSDVTDEFVIPILSPTHSPPIQVMERPRGYDPDRIPASVFAKPASPVDWSVASTESLFSIPIGNASFSRDHAFKPVGDTNKPNEFGNSGELYVSEEFYKSGELDTFSEQYRYRELQKSSELVRLRQHSPVTKGEHKAQGTDLPNRTIRDEGGINLEAKSFANPIKKKSSKSSCACCSNCCYKCPSCSSCCCKCPGCSSCCCKWPSCSCKWPGCSICCCKSPCCSCKSLSCPSCPWKWSCFPSCC, from the exons ATGGACTCTGAGCATGCAAGTGGAAGTAGCAGGCTTCCAAGAATTTCGGAAGCAGATGTAGATTTGGATGACTCATTTGAGCCATCAACTGTGATGGGTTTTGAACATTCAGGAGGATCCAGAACAAATTCAGAAATTGCAACAAGTGAGGTTGCAGCTAGCACAATAGATACCTCTAAGTCATTCAATTCTCTGCCTTCATCTTCGTCAGAAAATTCATCTCACGATTTCTTTCAAGTGAATCCTGCCATGATTCCCATGTCCAAAACATCTGATCATGAATCCCCACCAAAATCAGAGGAAAACGCCAATTCACTGCTTAAGGATGGAAAAAATGATGTTCTATTCCAATTGGAAGAATTATTTGGATCTTTACATTCCAGCTCACAAAAATCAGATGTCACTGATGAATTTGTAATTCCAATCTTGTCACCAACACATTCTCCTCCTATTCAAGTAATGGAACGACCAAGAGGATATGATCCTGATCGTATTCCAGCGTCAGTGTTTGCAAAGCCAGCTTCACCAGTTGATTGGAGTGTCGCGTCTACCGAATCTTTATTCAGCATTCCGATAGGAAATGCCAGTTTCTCCAGAGATCATGCTTTTAAGCCAGTTGGAGACACAAACAAGCCCAATGAATTTGGCAACTCTGGAGAATTGTACGTTTCCGAAGAATTTTACAAATCAGGAGAACTAGACACTTTCAGTGAACAGTACAGATATAGAGAACTCCAAAAGTCAAGTGAGCTTGTCAGGTTGAGGCAACACTCTCCTGTAACAAAAGGAGAACATAAAGCACAAGGCACAGATCTTCCGAACAGAACAATCAGAGATGAAGGTGGGATAAATCTAGAAGCCAAATCTTTTGCTAATCCAAT AAAGAAGAAGTCATCAAAGTCATCATGCGCTTGTTGCTCAAACTGCTGTTACAAGTGTCCAAGCTGTTCAAGCTGCTGTTGCAAGTGTCCAGGTTGTTCGAGCTGCTGCTGTAAATGGCCAAGCTGCTCATGTAAGTGGCCAGGCTGCTCAATCTGCTGCTGTAAAAGTCCTTGTTGCTCTTGTAAGTCCTTGAGTTGTCCAAGTTGCCCGTGGAAGTGGTCGTGCTTTCCAAGTTGCTGCTGA